From uncultured Roseateles sp., the proteins below share one genomic window:
- the icd gene encoding NADP-dependent isocitrate dehydrogenase, with product MYQHIQLPVEGSKITVNADMSLNVPDEPIVPYIEGDGTGMDITPVMLKVVDAAVAKAYGGKKKIHWMEVYAGEKATRVYGPDVWLPEETLAVLREYVVSIKGPLTTPVGGGIRSLNVALRQELDLYVCLRPVQYFKGVPSPLKEPEKTNMVIFRENSEDIYAGIEYEAESDKAKKLIKFLQDEMGVKKIRFPNTSGLGIKPVSREGTERLVRKAIQYAIDNDKPSVTIVHKGNIMKYTEGAFRDWAYALAQREFGAQPIDGGPWCKLTNPKTGKGITIKDSIADAFLQQILLRPAEYSVVATLNLNGDYISDALAAQVGGIGIAPGANMSDSVACFEATHGTAPKYAGKDYVNPGSEILSAEMMLRHMGWTAAADLIIRSLEAAIASKKVTYDFARLMDGATQVSCSGFGQVMIDQM from the coding sequence ATGTATCAGCACATCCAGCTCCCTGTCGAGGGCAGCAAGATCACGGTCAACGCCGACATGTCGCTCAATGTGCCGGACGAGCCCATCGTTCCGTACATCGAGGGTGACGGCACCGGCATGGACATCACACCGGTCATGCTCAAGGTGGTCGATGCCGCGGTGGCCAAGGCCTATGGCGGCAAGAAGAAGATCCACTGGATGGAAGTCTATGCGGGCGAGAAGGCCACCCGGGTCTATGGCCCGGATGTCTGGCTGCCTGAAGAGACCCTGGCCGTTTTGCGCGAGTACGTGGTGTCCATCAAGGGGCCGCTGACCACGCCGGTGGGCGGCGGCATCCGCTCGCTGAACGTGGCGCTGCGCCAGGAGCTGGATCTCTACGTCTGCCTGCGCCCGGTGCAGTACTTCAAGGGCGTGCCCTCGCCGCTGAAGGAGCCCGAGAAGACGAATATGGTCATCTTCCGTGAAAACTCGGAAGACATCTACGCCGGCATCGAGTACGAGGCCGAGAGCGACAAGGCCAAGAAGCTGATCAAGTTCCTGCAGGACGAGATGGGCGTCAAGAAGATCCGCTTCCCGAACACCTCGGGTCTCGGCATCAAGCCCGTCTCGCGCGAAGGCACCGAGCGCCTGGTGCGCAAGGCCATCCAGTACGCGATCGACAATGACAAGCCCAGCGTGACCATCGTCCACAAGGGCAACATCATGAAGTACACGGAAGGCGCCTTCCGTGACTGGGCCTATGCGCTGGCGCAGCGTGAATTCGGCGCCCAGCCGATCGATGGCGGCCCCTGGTGCAAGCTGACGAACCCGAAGACGGGCAAGGGCATCACCATCAAGGACTCCATTGCCGACGCCTTCCTGCAGCAGATCCTCCTGCGCCCGGCCGAGTACTCGGTGGTGGCCACCTTGAACCTGAACGGCGACTACATCTCCGACGCCCTGGCCGCCCAGGTCGGCGGCATCGGCATTGCGCCGGGCGCGAATATGTCGGATTCGGTGGCCTGCTTCGAGGCCACCCATGGCACGGCACCGAAGTACGCCGGCAAGGACTATGTGAACCCGGGCAGCGAAATCCTCTCGGCCGAGATGATGCTGCGCCATATGGGCTGGACGGCAGCGGCCGACCTGATCATCCGTTCGCTGGAAGCGGCGATCGCCAGCAAGAAAGTGACCTATGACTTCGCCCGCCTGATGGACGGCGCGACGCAGGTCTCCTGCTCCGGCTTCGGGCAGGTGATGATTGACCAGATGTGA
- a CDS encoding cold-shock protein: protein MANGTVKWFNDAKGFGFIEPEEGGDDVFAHFSAIQMEGFRTLRQGSRVSFEVVQGPKGQLAQNILSVEPQPTAH from the coding sequence ATGGCCAACGGGACAGTCAAGTGGTTTAACGACGCCAAGGGATTTGGTTTCATTGAACCCGAAGAAGGTGGGGACGATGTATTCGCACATTTCTCCGCCATTCAAATGGAGGGCTTTCGCACCCTCCGCCAGGGAAGCCGGGTGAGTTTCGAGGTCGTGCAGGGCCCCAAAGGCCAGCTCGCCCAGAATATTCTCTCGGTCGAGCCACAGCCCACAGCGCACTGA
- the clpS gene encoding ATP-dependent Clp protease adapter ClpS, producing the protein MPDEPTQPPGPPGQDPRRDDAGGATVAERETLKTEPPRLYQVVMLNDDYTPMEFVIMVLQEYFKHDLEAATLIMLKIHHEGRGVCGVFTKDLAATKVELVLAAARRAGHPLQCIMEAA; encoded by the coding sequence ATGCCTGACGAACCTACCCAGCCTCCTGGTCCACCGGGCCAGGATCCACGCCGCGACGACGCGGGTGGAGCGACTGTGGCCGAGCGCGAGACCCTTAAAACGGAACCTCCGCGGCTCTATCAAGTCGTGATGCTGAACGACGATTACACCCCCATGGAGTTCGTCATCATGGTCTTGCAAGAGTATTTCAAGCATGACCTTGAAGCGGCGACTCTGATCATGTTGAAGATCCACCACGAGGGGCGCGGAGTCTGCGGTGTTTTCACCAAGGACCTGGCCGCGACCAAGGTGGAATTGGTACTGGCCGCCGCCCGGCGTGCTGGTCATCCCCTGCAGTGCATTATGGAGGCCGCATGA
- the clpA gene encoding ATP-dependent Clp protease ATP-binding subunit ClpA translates to MIAQELEVSLHMAFVEARQQRHEFITVEHLLMALLDNPSAAEVLRACSANIDDLRKSLSQFIKENTPTVGGADEVDTQPTLGFQRVIQRAIMHVQSTGSGKKEVTGANVLVAIFGEKDSHAVYYLHQQGVTRLDVVNYIAHGIKKSEPPEPAKGPEGQGGNEGEREEADGGKGSPLEQFTQNLNQLAKDGKIDPLIGREHEVERVVQVLCRRRKNNPLLVGEAGVGKTAIAEGLAWRITEGDVPDVLAECTVYSLDMGALLAGTKYRGDFEQRLKGVLKNLKDQPNAILFIDEIHTLIGAGAASGGTLDASNLLKPALSSGAMKCIGATTFSEYRGIFEKDAALSRRFQKIDVVEPSVEQTIEILKGLKSRFEEHHSVKYALGALQAAAELSAKFINDRHLPDKAIDVIDEAGAAQRILPKSKQKKTITRTEVEEIVAKIARIPPASVSNDDRSKLKNLDRDLNSVVFGQEPAIEALAAAIKMARSGLGKPDKPIGSFLFSGPTGVGKTEVAKQLAYILGIELVRFDMSEYMERHAVSRLIGAPPGYVGFDQGGLLTEAVTKKPHAVLLLDEIEKAHPDVFNVLLQVMDHGTLTDNNGRKADFRNVIIIMTTNAGAEALGKSNIGFTNSREQGDEMADIKRLFTPEFRNRLDAIVSFRSLDEDIILRVVDKFLLQLEGQLTEKKVEVTFSDALRKHLGKKGFDPLMGARPMQRLIQDTIRRALADELLFGRLVDGGRLGVDVDEEGKTVLDIQPTRRDKPKAEPATA, encoded by the coding sequence ATGATTGCGCAAGAGCTTGAAGTCAGCCTGCACATGGCGTTTGTAGAAGCTCGCCAACAGCGACATGAGTTCATCACGGTGGAACACCTGTTGATGGCGCTATTGGACAACCCTTCGGCCGCAGAGGTGCTGCGCGCCTGCTCGGCCAATATCGATGACCTGCGCAAGAGCTTGTCGCAATTCATCAAGGAAAACACGCCCACCGTCGGTGGCGCGGACGAGGTGGACACGCAGCCCACGCTGGGCTTCCAGCGGGTGATACAGCGCGCCATCATGCATGTGCAGTCCACCGGCAGCGGCAAGAAGGAAGTCACCGGCGCGAACGTGCTGGTCGCCATCTTCGGCGAGAAAGACTCGCACGCCGTCTACTACCTGCACCAGCAGGGTGTGACCCGCCTGGACGTGGTGAACTACATCGCCCACGGCATCAAGAAGTCCGAGCCGCCGGAGCCCGCCAAGGGGCCGGAAGGCCAGGGCGGCAATGAGGGCGAGCGCGAAGAGGCCGACGGCGGCAAGGGCTCGCCGCTGGAGCAGTTCACGCAGAACCTGAACCAGCTCGCCAAGGACGGCAAGATCGATCCGCTGATCGGCCGCGAGCACGAGGTCGAGCGCGTCGTGCAGGTGCTGTGCCGCCGCCGCAAGAACAACCCGCTGCTGGTCGGCGAGGCCGGCGTGGGCAAGACGGCCATTGCCGAGGGCCTGGCCTGGCGCATCACCGAGGGCGATGTGCCCGACGTGCTGGCCGAGTGCACCGTCTATTCGCTGGACATGGGTGCCCTGCTGGCCGGTACCAAGTACCGCGGCGACTTCGAGCAGCGCCTCAAGGGCGTGCTGAAGAACCTGAAGGACCAGCCCAACGCCATCCTGTTCATCGACGAGATCCACACCTTGATCGGTGCCGGTGCGGCCTCGGGCGGCACGCTGGACGCCAGCAATCTGCTCAAGCCGGCGCTCAGCTCTGGTGCGATGAAGTGCATTGGCGCCACGACCTTCAGCGAGTACCGTGGCATCTTCGAAAAGGATGCGGCCCTGTCACGCCGCTTCCAGAAGATCGACGTGGTCGAGCCCTCGGTCGAGCAGACCATCGAGATCCTGAAGGGCCTGAAGTCGCGCTTCGAGGAGCACCACAGCGTCAAGTACGCGCTGGGCGCCCTGCAGGCGGCGGCCGAGCTGTCGGCCAAGTTCATCAATGACCGCCATCTGCCCGACAAGGCGATTGACGTCATCGATGAGGCCGGCGCCGCCCAGCGCATCCTGCCCAAGAGCAAGCAGAAGAAGACCATCACCCGCACCGAGGTCGAGGAGATCGTCGCCAAGATCGCGCGCATCCCGCCGGCCAGCGTGTCCAACGATGACCGCAGCAAGCTGAAGAACCTGGACCGCGACCTGAACAGCGTCGTGTTCGGCCAGGAGCCGGCCATCGAGGCCCTGGCCGCCGCCATCAAGATGGCGCGCTCGGGCCTGGGCAAGCCGGACAAGCCGATCGGCTCCTTCCTGTTCAGCGGCCCGACCGGCGTGGGCAAGACGGAAGTCGCCAAGCAGCTGGCCTACATCCTCGGCATCGAGCTGGTGCGCTTCGACATGAGCGAGTACATGGAGCGCCACGCGGTCAGCCGGCTGATCGGCGCGCCTCCGGGCTACGTCGGCTTCGACCAGGGTGGTCTGCTGACCGAAGCTGTCACCAAGAAGCCCCATGCGGTGCTGCTGCTCGACGAAATCGAGAAGGCCCATCCGGACGTCTTCAACGTGCTGCTACAGGTCATGGACCATGGCACCTTGACCGACAACAACGGGCGCAAGGCCGACTTCCGCAACGTCATCATCATCATGACGACCAATGCGGGCGCCGAGGCACTGGGCAAGTCGAACATCGGCTTCACCAACTCGCGCGAGCAGGGCGACGAGATGGCCGACATCAAGCGTCTGTTCACGCCCGAGTTCCGCAACCGGTTGGATGCCATCGTCTCCTTCCGCTCGCTGGACGAGGACATCATCCTGCGCGTGGTCGACAAGTTCCTGCTGCAGCTCGAGGGCCAGCTGACCGAGAAGAAGGTCGAGGTGACCTTCAGCGACGCGCTGCGCAAGCACCTGGGCAAGAAGGGCTTCGATCCGCTGATGGGCGCGCGGCCTATGCAGCGCCTGATCCAGGACACGATACGCCGGGCCCTGGCCGACGAATTGCTGTTCGGTCGCCTGGTGGACGGCGGGCGTCTCGGCGTCGACGTGGACGAGGAGGGCAAGACGGTGCTGGACATCCAGCCCACCCGCCGCGACAAGCCCAAGGCCGAGCCGGCGACGGCTTGA
- a CDS encoding zinc-dependent peptidase, with product MRLAQRWRAWRESRLLQRRAIPDPLWRLTLARYPFLHLEHPDDQAQLRRLATLFLADKEFHGIAGFEVSDEVAVAVAAQACLLILHLGLERYGGFVGIVMHADQVLARREVMDEAGLVHEYEEELSGEAMEGGPLMLSWADVERAGLDDGPAYNVVMHEFAHVLDMADGLANGVPPQASARAREAWITTMEAEYQRFCDLLDAGHETAIDPYGSEGLEEFFAVAVESFFVTPLALLADHPPLYALLAGYFRQDPAACQRP from the coding sequence ATGCGGCTGGCCCAGCGTTGGCGCGCCTGGCGCGAGTCCCGCCTGCTGCAGCGACGCGCGATTCCCGATCCGCTCTGGCGGCTGACGCTGGCCCGCTACCCCTTTCTGCATCTGGAGCATCCGGACGACCAGGCACAGCTGCGCCGCCTGGCCACCCTGTTCCTGGCCGACAAGGAATTCCACGGCATCGCCGGCTTCGAGGTCAGCGACGAGGTGGCCGTGGCTGTGGCCGCCCAGGCCTGCCTGCTGATCCTTCACCTCGGGTTGGAGCGCTATGGCGGCTTCGTCGGCATCGTCATGCATGCCGACCAGGTGCTGGCCAGGCGCGAGGTGATGGATGAGGCCGGCCTGGTCCACGAGTACGAGGAGGAGCTGTCCGGCGAGGCGATGGAGGGCGGGCCGCTGATGCTGTCCTGGGCCGATGTCGAACGGGCCGGTCTGGACGACGGCCCGGCCTACAACGTCGTCATGCACGAGTTCGCCCACGTGCTGGACATGGCCGACGGCCTGGCCAACGGCGTGCCACCGCAGGCCAGCGCGCGCGCGCGTGAAGCCTGGATCACGACCATGGAGGCGGAGTACCAGCGCTTCTGCGATCTGCTGGACGCCGGCCATGAGACCGCCATCGACCCCTACGGCAGCGAGGGGCTGGAGGAGTTCTTCGCGGTCGCGGTCGAGTCCTTTTTCGTCACACCATTGGCGCTTTTGGCCGATCACCCGCCGCTGTACGCGCTGCTGGCCGGCTACTTCCGGCAAGACCCTGCGGCGTGTCAGCGGCCATGA
- a CDS encoding UDP-2,3-diacylglucosamine diphosphatase: protein MKSADRASGGSALPLFDELPAAPGWTQIDFLSDLHLAPDTPATLAALERHLRVTPAQAVFLLGDIFEVWVGDDARFEGFEAPCTALLRQAAQRLTLFFMPGNRDFLVGPALLADVGMQGLSDPTVLRAFGQRILLSHGDALCLDDADYQRFRAEVRGEAWQTAFLAKPLDERKAIARGLRTQSEERKRGQMPSEWSDLDAAACLEWLAHAKADLLIHGHTHRPASHALAAGKQRVVLSDWDLDGQHGPARAEVLRLSATGLQRLSLV, encoded by the coding sequence TTGAAATCAGCTGATCGTGCTTCGGGGGGCAGCGCCCTGCCCCTCTTCGACGAACTCCCGGCTGCGCCCGGGTGGACGCAGATCGACTTCCTGTCCGATCTGCACCTGGCGCCCGACACGCCCGCCACCCTGGCGGCGCTGGAGCGCCATCTGCGAGTCACCCCCGCACAGGCGGTGTTCCTGCTCGGCGACATCTTCGAGGTCTGGGTCGGCGACGATGCGCGCTTCGAGGGTTTCGAAGCGCCATGCACCGCTCTGCTGCGCCAGGCCGCTCAGCGGCTGACGCTGTTCTTCATGCCCGGCAATCGCGACTTTCTGGTCGGCCCGGCCTTGCTGGCCGACGTCGGCATGCAGGGCCTGAGCGACCCGACGGTGCTGAGAGCCTTCGGCCAGCGCATCCTGCTCAGCCACGGCGACGCGCTGTGCCTGGACGATGCCGACTACCAGCGCTTTCGCGCCGAGGTCCGCGGCGAAGCCTGGCAGACAGCCTTTCTTGCCAAGCCGCTGGATGAGCGCAAGGCCATCGCCCGCGGGCTGCGCACCCAGAGCGAAGAGCGCAAACGCGGGCAAATGCCCAGCGAGTGGTCGGACCTCGACGCTGCCGCCTGCCTGGAGTGGCTGGCCCATGCCAAGGCCGATCTGCTGATCCACGGCCACACGCACCGCCCTGCCAGCCATGCGCTGGCCGCCGGCAAGCAGCGCGTGGTGCTCAGTGACTGGGATCTCGACGGCCAGCATGGCCCGGCGCGCGCCGAGGTGCTGCGCCTCAGCGCCACGGGCCTACAGCGGCTGTCGCTGGTCTGA
- a CDS encoding peptidylprolyl isomerase encodes MTKTVELQTNHGAIRIELDDAKAPITVANFLSYVAKGHYDGTVFHRVIKGFMVQGGGFEPGMKQKGTDATIQNEANNGLTNDHYTVAMARTSAPHSASAQFFINTTDNGFLNFKSESPSGWGYAVFGKVVAGKEVVDAMEKVKTGRNGGHDDVPLEDVVIQRAVEIS; translated from the coding sequence ATGACCAAGACCGTAGAACTGCAAACCAACCACGGCGCGATACGCATCGAACTCGATGATGCCAAGGCGCCCATCACCGTGGCCAACTTCCTGTCCTATGTGGCCAAGGGCCACTACGACGGCACGGTGTTCCACCGCGTCATCAAGGGCTTCATGGTCCAGGGTGGCGGCTTCGAGCCCGGCATGAAGCAAAAGGGCACCGACGCGACGATCCAGAACGAGGCCAACAACGGCCTGACCAATGACCACTACACGGTGGCCATGGCCCGCACCAGCGCCCCGCACTCGGCCAGCGCCCAGTTCTTCATCAACACCACCGACAACGGCTTCCTGAACTTCAAGTCCGAGAGCCCCTCGGGCTGGGGCTATGCCGTGTTCGGCAAGGTCGTTGCCGGCAAGGAAGTCGTTGACGCGATGGAAAAGGTCAAGACCGGCCGTAACGGCGGCCACGACGACGTGCCGCTGGAAGACGTGGTGATTCAGCGCGCCGTTGAAATCAGCTGA
- a CDS encoding peptidylprolyl isomerase: MISPFRITSVLAATAALLLAQGATAQTVKLATNLGDIRIELDAEKAPKSVANFLQYVKAGHYDGTIFHRVIPTFMVQGGGFTKDLKQKPTKAPIPLESRNGLNNVIGTVAMARTGDPNSATSQFFINVVDNPFLDAANSRDGNGYAVFGKVIAGMDVVEKIKSLPTAPMQMHENMPVQPVIINKATVEK, encoded by the coding sequence ATGATCTCTCCCTTCCGAATCACCTCCGTCCTCGCAGCCACAGCCGCCTTGCTGCTGGCCCAGGGCGCTACCGCACAGACGGTCAAGCTCGCCACCAATCTGGGTGATATCCGCATCGAACTCGACGCCGAGAAGGCGCCCAAGTCGGTCGCCAACTTCCTGCAGTACGTGAAGGCCGGCCACTACGACGGCACGATCTTCCATCGCGTGATCCCGACCTTCATGGTCCAGGGCGGCGGCTTCACCAAGGACCTGAAGCAAAAGCCGACCAAGGCGCCGATCCCGCTGGAAAGCCGCAACGGCCTGAACAATGTCATCGGCACGGTGGCGATGGCGCGCACCGGCGACCCCAATTCGGCGACCTCGCAGTTTTTCATCAATGTGGTGGACAACCCCTTCCTCGACGCCGCCAACTCGCGTGACGGCAATGGCTATGCCGTGTTCGGCAAGGTCATCGCCGGCATGGACGTGGTCGAGAAGATCAAGTCCCTGCCCACCGCCCCCATGCAGATGCACGAGAACATGCCCGTGCAGCCAGTCATCATCAACAAAGCCACTGTGGAGAAGTAA